Below is a genomic region from Rosa chinensis cultivar Old Blush chromosome 5, RchiOBHm-V2, whole genome shotgun sequence.
CAGCTACGTCTTTGAGCCCGGATTCCGAGGAAGAAACTTTTGATATAAATTACTTCAATAATCCGATGCTCAAGTACATAAGTGATATTCTTCTGGATGAAGAACTGGAAGGAAAGAACTGCATGTTGCAGGACAGTTTGTCTCTCCAAGCTGCTGAAAAATCTTTCTACGATGTCCTTAATCCGAAGGATCCTCCTCCACCCAACCAACTCCCTCTGCCTGTGTACCAAAACTTTGAGCACTCGGATGATGATTCCACTCATATGTTGCACCAATCTTCTCTTGTTGAGTCTTTTTCAGATACTCTTTTGGTTTCAGATTCTCATTTCAAGAAGCAAAGTCTTGGGAATTTCGAACAGGCTGGGGAGGCAAACAAGTTCCTTACAAATGGGAATTTTGGtttcattaatgaggagaggtACCAAACAAATGGACTAAAGGGAAAGAAGAATCATCAAAGAGATGATGAAAATTATCCAGAAGAAGGGAGAAACAGCAAGCAGTCGGTTGTTTCTGCCGATGACTCTGAGCCTCAAGAAATGTTTGATAAGGTGCTACTCTGTCAAGGTGATCATCATCAGGAGTGGGAGTCTTGTACTCCTCATTGCTCTATGAAAAGGGAGGGAACAGAGCAGTTGCAGCATAACAAGCAGTCAAAAGGATCTAATACAAATCGTTCAAAGCGACAAAATAAAGATGAGGAAGCAGTAGATTTGACCACCATGCTAAATCAATGTGCACAAGCCGTGGCAAGCTATGAACAAGGAACGGCGAGTGAACTACTCAAGAAGATAAGGCAGCACTCCTCCCCCCATGGACATGCAACTCAGAGATTAGCTCACTACTTTGCTAATGGCCTAGAGGCGCGGCTTACTGGTGTCGGAACCCCATCATTTTCACCTCTCTTTAGTAGGCAGACATCAGCTGCTGAAATCCTACAAGCGTACGAGGTATTTACTACTTCAACCCCTTTCAAGACGATATCACAATTCCTTGCCAACAGAACAATCATGAAGCTAGCAAGAAATGAAACAAGGCTTCACATTATTGATTTTGGTATTTCTTATGGTTTCCAATGGCCTTGCCTTATCCAACATCTCTCCAATAGACCTAACGGACCACCTAAGTTGCATATCACAGCAATTGAGCTTCCACAACCTGGTTTTCGACCTACAGAAAGGGTTGAAGAGACCGGACATCGCCTAGCAAGGTATTGTGCAAAGTTCAGTGTGCCGTTTGAGTACAATGTCATTGCTCAAAAATGGGAAACTATTCAATGTGAGGATCTTAAACTTGACAAAAAGGAGCTGGTAGTGGTTAATTGTTTGCACCGGTTAAAGCACATACATGATGAGACGGTGATGGAGAACTCTCCGAGAGATGCCGTCCTGAAGTTGATCAAGAATATAAACCCCAACCTTTTCATTCATGGGATTAGCAATGGGACACACAATACACCCTTCTTTGCTACACGGTTTAGAGAGGCACTCTTGCACTACTATGCAGTGTTTGATATGTTTGAAGCAACCATTCCTCGTGAAGAGAATCGTCGGATGATGTTGGAGAAAGACTTCCATGGTAGAGACATAATGAATATCATAGCATGCGAGGGAGTGGAAAGAGTTGAAAGGCCTGAGACTTACAAGAAGTGGCAGATCAGGAATGTGAGGGCTGGGTTGAAGCAGCTTCCACTGGACCGGGAACTATTGAAGAAAGCGAAGAAATTGTCGGAGCTAATGGGTTATCATAACGATTTTAGACTTGATGAAGATGGGCATTGGATGCTGCATGGATGGAAAGGAAGGATCATCACGGCTCTTTCATTTTGGAAACCTGCCTAGGTCCTAGGACCTTAAGTTTCCCAATGTTATGCTAAACT
It encodes:
- the LOC112202452 gene encoding scarecrow-like protein 33 — encoded protein: MDTFFDRVSGPTERFKFGHASTSVTSNPNLDNRFQINQESTDTLFHPSDSATSLSPDSEEETFDINYFNNPMLKYISDILLDEELEGKNCMLQDSLSLQAAEKSFYDVLNPKDPPPPNQLPLPVYQNFEHSDDDSTHMLHQSSLVESFSDTLLVSDSHFKKQSLGNFEQAGEANKFLTNGNFGFINEERYQTNGLKGKKNHQRDDENYPEEGRNSKQSVVSADDSEPQEMFDKVLLCQGDHHQEWESCTPHCSMKREGTEQLQHNKQSKGSNTNRSKRQNKDEEAVDLTTMLNQCAQAVASYEQGTASELLKKIRQHSSPHGHATQRLAHYFANGLEARLTGVGTPSFSPLFSRQTSAAEILQAYEVFTTSTPFKTISQFLANRTIMKLARNETRLHIIDFGISYGFQWPCLIQHLSNRPNGPPKLHITAIELPQPGFRPTERVEETGHRLARYCAKFSVPFEYNVIAQKWETIQCEDLKLDKKELVVVNCLHRLKHIHDETVMENSPRDAVLKLIKNINPNLFIHGISNGTHNTPFFATRFREALLHYYAVFDMFEATIPREENRRMMLEKDFHGRDIMNIIACEGVERVERPETYKKWQIRNVRAGLKQLPLDRELLKKAKKLSELMGYHNDFRLDEDGHWMLHGWKGRIITALSFWKPA